From Watersipora subatra chromosome 8, tzWatSuba1.1, whole genome shotgun sequence, a single genomic window includes:
- the LOC137402811 gene encoding MAM and LDL-receptor class A domain-containing protein 1-like — translation MAVPFPFTNSRRPFIFGEATQSPRESIPPVITTNANNMLRQRPVNRHQQPPVDRIFSSPQERQTTASNVIQETTSEQQVIALRQAPNNSSRSSSQRGRRRRPLVSCGFEQDICEKYLYFPVVSQMWERIQGPTHSTGTGPNSASNGSYYIHMDASVDRHSNRNNNVFQMSTYALRYSGRVCITFYYHMKGATVDKLSVYVQPPLGAIQLLWQQSGEKGDDWLKAQLSTTITNNSQVVIEAIRGRSYQADIALDQLLITKGTCRSRTRSQQRKDRKKGMRDRMRNNTSSNNEVNQLPIVQMQPEQTSLRYECNFEQNNLCDFENEQDDDADWEIQSIATRSGGTGPDSAQAGDYYLYVEASAPNLPGSTAKLTSPLIPENAGDLCLMFYLHMYGADMGEFSVRQVLNNGLSRRLLHRNTGVINAWQHVSIMVPSVSISYKIIFEVTTSSGQRYWLSDVAIDTISLTSGGC, via the exons ATGGCAGTTCCATTTCCTTTTACAAATTCGAGACGTCCATTTATATTTGGTGAAGCTACACAAAGTCCCAGGGAATCTATACCTCCAGTTATAACAACAAATGCTAATAATATGCTTCGACAGAGACCAGTCAACCGCCACCAGCAGCCACCTGTGGACCGAATTTTCTCATCACCTCAGGAAAGGCAGACAACTGCATCGAATGTCATTCAGGAAACAACTTCAGAACAGCAAGTCATAGCTCTACGACAAGCCCCTAATAATTCATCCCGCTCCTCTTCACAAAGAG GCCGGAGGAGACGACCGCTGGTCAGCTGTGGATTTGAACAGgatatttgtgaaaaatatttgtattttccTGTGGTTTCGCAGATGTGGGAAAGGATTCAA GGACCGACACACTCAACTGGGACTGGTCCAAACAGTGCATCCAATGGTTCCTATTACATTCACATGGATGCCAGTGTCGACAGACACAGCAACAGAAACAATAACGTATTCCAAATGTCAACTTACGCGCTGCGATACTCTG GTAGGGTGTGCATAACGTTCTACTATCACATGAAAGGAGCAACTGTAGACAAACTATCTGTCTACGTGCAACCACCTCTAGGTGCCATTCAGTTGCTATGGCAACAGTCTGGAGAGAAGGGAGATGATTGGTTAAAGGCTCAACTATCCACCACTATTACCAATAATTCTCAG GTTGTGATAGAAGCGATAAGAGGGAGGAGCTATCAAGCTGACATAGCCTTGGATCAGCTGCTAATCACCAAGGGAACATGCAGGTCACGAACTAGATCTCAGCAGCGCAAAGATAGAAAAAAAGGCATGCGAGATAGAATGAGGAACAATACCTCTTCTAACAATGAAGTTAACCAACTTCCGATTGTGCAGATGCAGCCAGAGCAGACAAGCCTGA GGTATGAGTGTAATTTTGAGCAGAACAATCTTTGCGACTTTGAGAATGAGCAAGACGATGATGCTGACTGGGAAATCCAATCAA TTGCCACAAGATCAGGAGGAACTGGACCTGATTCGGCACAAGCTGGTGATTACTACCTCTATGTCGAAGCCTCAGCTCCCAATCTTCCAGGATCGACAGCCAAGCTTACCTCCCCGCTTATCCCTGAGAATG CTGGAGACCTTTGTTTGATGTTCTACCTGCACATGTATGGAGCTGACATGGGAGAGTTCTCTGTGCGACAAGTACTCAACAATGGACTCAGCCGACGATTGCTACACAGAAATACTGGGGTCATCAATGCTTGGCAGCATGTCAGCATTATGGTACCTTCTGTCAGCATATCATATAAG ATCATTTTTGAGGTGACAACAAGCAGCGGGCAACGCTATTGGCTAAGTGATGTTGCCATAGACACAATCTCTCTTACATCTGGAGGGTGCTAA